From Phycodurus eques isolate BA_2022a chromosome 1, UOR_Pequ_1.1, whole genome shotgun sequence, one genomic window encodes:
- the LOC133400597 gene encoding L-rhamnose-binding lectin SML-like isoform X2 → MASRFRLGSALLLTAMCLVLSAVVDCASQVTTCDFNHWQVHRLYCGHGVISVRQALYGRSSSLVCSEGRPPQELANTLCAQRDTVERLGTICNGKKSCEVIVEEFRTPDPCAGTFKYLQTNFTCVPAFRVVACESSVARLYCDWGRVIFVYGADYGRRDRTTCTYRRSQYEIDNVECRRPTDIVASRCNGKNPCTITASNAVFGDPCKGTYKYLEVAYTCRYPGDYPY, encoded by the exons ATGGCCTCCCGCTTCAGACTCGGCTCAGCACTGT tgctGACCGCAATGTGTTTGGTCCTCTCAGCAG TTGTCGATTGTGCTTCGCAAGTGACTACCTGTGATTTTAACCATTGGCAAGTCCATCGGCTATATTGTG GACATGGTGTGATCAGCGTGAGGCAGGCTTTGTATGGCCGGTCAAGCTCGCTGGTCTGCAGTGAAGGAAGACCTCCACAGGAGCTGGCTAACACACTGTGCGCTCAACGAGACACTGTTGAAAGACTCGGGACAAT TTGCAATGGCAAGAAATCGTGTGAGGTGATCGTGGAAGAGTTCCGCACTCCCGATCCCTGTGCTGGCACCTTCAAATATTTGCAGACCAACTTCACCTGTGTGCCAGCGT TTAGGGTGGTGGCGTGTGAGTCGTCAGTGGCACGTTTGTATTGTG ATTGGGGACGTGTCATTTTTGTCTACGGGGCTGACTATGGACGCCGTGACCGGACCACGTGTACATACAGAAGGTCTCAATATGAGATAGATAATGTCGAATGCCGGCGCCCAACTGACATTGTCGCCAGCAG GTGCAATGGAAAAAACCCCTGTACGATCACAGCCAGCAACGCAGTGTTTGGAGACCCTTGTAAAGGCACCTACAAGTACTTGGAGGTTGCTTACACATGTAGAT
- the LOC133400597 gene encoding L-rhamnose-binding lectin SML-like isoform X1 gives MASRFRLGSALLLTAMCLVLSAVVVDCASQVTTCDFNHWQVHRLYCGHGVISVRQALYGRSSSLVCSEGRPPQELANTLCAQRDTVERLGTICNGKKSCEVIVEEFRTPDPCAGTFKYLQTNFTCVPAFRVVACESSVARLYCDWGRVIFVYGADYGRRDRTTCTYRRSQYEIDNVECRRPTDIVASRCNGKNPCTITASNAVFGDPCKGTYKYLEVAYTCRYPGDYPY, from the exons ATGGCCTCCCGCTTCAGACTCGGCTCAGCACTGT tgctGACCGCAATGTGTTTGGTCCTCTCAGCAG TAGTTGTCGATTGTGCTTCGCAAGTGACTACCTGTGATTTTAACCATTGGCAAGTCCATCGGCTATATTGTG GACATGGTGTGATCAGCGTGAGGCAGGCTTTGTATGGCCGGTCAAGCTCGCTGGTCTGCAGTGAAGGAAGACCTCCACAGGAGCTGGCTAACACACTGTGCGCTCAACGAGACACTGTTGAAAGACTCGGGACAAT TTGCAATGGCAAGAAATCGTGTGAGGTGATCGTGGAAGAGTTCCGCACTCCCGATCCCTGTGCTGGCACCTTCAAATATTTGCAGACCAACTTCACCTGTGTGCCAGCGT TTAGGGTGGTGGCGTGTGAGTCGTCAGTGGCACGTTTGTATTGTG ATTGGGGACGTGTCATTTTTGTCTACGGGGCTGACTATGGACGCCGTGACCGGACCACGTGTACATACAGAAGGTCTCAATATGAGATAGATAATGTCGAATGCCGGCGCCCAACTGACATTGTCGCCAGCAG GTGCAATGGAAAAAACCCCTGTACGATCACAGCCAGCAACGCAGTGTTTGGAGACCCTTGTAAAGGCACCTACAAGTACTTGGAGGTTGCTTACACATGTAGAT